Proteins from a genomic interval of Crassostrea angulata isolate pt1a10 chromosome 7, ASM2561291v2, whole genome shotgun sequence:
- the LOC128191581 gene encoding spore coat protein SP96-like isoform X1 yields MKSSVLALAIFLTTLIEGSLAAVSCFNCPDRVAYPRDCPFITRCGDHEVCFVDQFVSPDGNIFFRSGCRSKAMCGLGGRRDISPEKRQVGVGGEIKVCENCCSSDHCNYGGCGQDSLPPPSKRGPICYNCFQQQTEAGCNRITVCPEDCECHIMRAPDANYDLAYTTGCVRKSINCRSDLLPLQTCHASHLGSSSGSSSGPTSGSTAGPPVSVVGRRMIENNYNLAPRAAEKRAGFCFTCCPKDLCNRNCSMAHAHAASTTPPPTTTSTLTTTTSTTTVPTTTTTTTTKTTTTPTTTASTTTVTTTTTTSPTTTTTLPTTSTTLPTTTTLPTTTTTLPTTTTALKCPSDFKRYLNHCYYFSTDIKYWGEAGQLCKLKGGYLAKIDDQLEEDFIVSVIQPLVHNGQIPGYVWGYYIGAHLVQGVWQWSDGVPLNYTNWGTNEPDHPGEQNFGFVFLPGHYVGDYKWGSHKDMQGTSRFICEKDLI; encoded by the exons ATGAAATCTA GTGTTCTCGCCTTGGCGATTTTCTTAACCACCTTAATTGAAG GTTCTCTGGCGGCTGTGTCATGTTTTAACTGTCCGGACAGAGTTGCTTACCCTCGGGATTGCCCGTTTATTACAAGATGCGGGGACCACGAG GTGTGTTTCGTCGACCAGTTTGTCTCCCCAGACGGGAACATCTTCTTTAGAAGTGGCTGCAGATCAAAAGCC ATGTGCGGACTAGGGGGTAGGCGGGATATCTCCCCCGAGAAGAGACAAGTGGGGGTGGGCGGCGAGATCAAAGTCTGCGAGAACTGCTGCTCCTCGGACCACTGCAACTACGGCGGCTGTGGACAGGATT CTCTTCCTCCTCCCAGTAAAAGGGGTCCCATATGCTACAACTGTTTCCAACAGCAGACCGAGGCTGGCTGTAACAGGATCACGGTGTGTCCAGAGGATTGC GAATGCCATATCATGCGGGCCCCTGACGCCAACTATGATTTAGCCTACACAACGGGATGTGTCCGTAAATcg ATTAACTGCAGATCGGATCTACTACCGCTTCAGACTTGTCATGCGAGCCATTTGGGATCATCATCCGGGTCATCTTCGGGACCAACCTCGGGATCAACAGCGGGTCCTCCTGTGTCTGTGGTAGGGAGGAGAATGATCGAGAACAACTACAACCTGGCCCCTAGAGCTGCCGAGAAGCGCGCCGGGTTCTGTTTCACCTGCTGTCCAAAGGACCTCTGTAACCGGAACTGCTCAATGGCCCATGCGCACGCAGCATCAACCACACCCCCACCGACAACAACCTCCACTTTGACAACAACAACTAGTACTACAACCgttccaacaacaacaacaacaacaacaacaaaaaccacAACAACACCAACAACAACAGCTAGTACCACAACCGTAACCACCACAACAACGACTTCTCCAACGACGACAACAACCTTACCCACGACGTCAACAACCTTACCCACGACAACAACTTTACCGACGACGACAACAACATTGCCAACTACCACAACAGCACTGA AATGTCCTTCCGATTTCAAGAGGTACTTGAATCACTGCTACTATTTCTCTACGGATATCAAGTACTGGGGAGAAGCCGGACAACTGTGTAAACTAAAGGGAGGATATTTGGCAAAGATTGACGACCAGTTGGAAGAAGATTTCATCGTCAGCGTCATCCAACCTTTGGTCCACAATGGCCAAATACCAG GATATGTATGGGGATATTACATCGGGGCCCATTTAGTTCAGGGGGTGTGGCAGTGGTCGGACGGGGTGCCCCTCAACTACACCAACTGGGGGACAAATGAGCCCGACCACCCCGGAGAGCAGAACTTCGGCTTCGTCTTCCTACCGGGACACTATGTTGGAGATTACAAATGGGGCAGTCACAAGGACATGCAGGGAACATCGCGGTTTATATGCGAAAAAGATCTCATCTAA
- the LOC128191581 gene encoding spore coat protein SP96-like isoform X2, which produces MKSSVLALAIFLTTLIEGSLAAVSCFNCPDRVAYPRDCPFITRCGDHEVCFVDQFVSPDGNIFFRSGCRSKAMCGLGGRRDISPEKRQVGVGGEIKVCENCCSSDHCNYGGCGQDSLPPPSKRGPICYNCFQQQTEAGCNRITVCPEDCECHIMRAPDANYDLAYTTGCVRKSTCHASHLGSSSGSSSGPTSGSTAGPPVSVVGRRMIENNYNLAPRAAEKRAGFCFTCCPKDLCNRNCSMAHAHAASTTPPPTTTSTLTTTTSTTTVPTTTTTTTTKTTTTPTTTASTTTVTTTTTTSPTTTTTLPTTSTTLPTTTTLPTTTTTLPTTTTALKCPSDFKRYLNHCYYFSTDIKYWGEAGQLCKLKGGYLAKIDDQLEEDFIVSVIQPLVHNGQIPGYVWGYYIGAHLVQGVWQWSDGVPLNYTNWGTNEPDHPGEQNFGFVFLPGHYVGDYKWGSHKDMQGTSRFICEKDLI; this is translated from the exons ATGAAATCTA GTGTTCTCGCCTTGGCGATTTTCTTAACCACCTTAATTGAAG GTTCTCTGGCGGCTGTGTCATGTTTTAACTGTCCGGACAGAGTTGCTTACCCTCGGGATTGCCCGTTTATTACAAGATGCGGGGACCACGAG GTGTGTTTCGTCGACCAGTTTGTCTCCCCAGACGGGAACATCTTCTTTAGAAGTGGCTGCAGATCAAAAGCC ATGTGCGGACTAGGGGGTAGGCGGGATATCTCCCCCGAGAAGAGACAAGTGGGGGTGGGCGGCGAGATCAAAGTCTGCGAGAACTGCTGCTCCTCGGACCACTGCAACTACGGCGGCTGTGGACAGGATT CTCTTCCTCCTCCCAGTAAAAGGGGTCCCATATGCTACAACTGTTTCCAACAGCAGACCGAGGCTGGCTGTAACAGGATCACGGTGTGTCCAGAGGATTGC GAATGCCATATCATGCGGGCCCCTGACGCCAACTATGATTTAGCCTACACAACGGGATGTGTCCGTAAATcg ACTTGTCATGCGAGCCATTTGGGATCATCATCCGGGTCATCTTCGGGACCAACCTCGGGATCAACAGCGGGTCCTCCTGTGTCTGTGGTAGGGAGGAGAATGATCGAGAACAACTACAACCTGGCCCCTAGAGCTGCCGAGAAGCGCGCCGGGTTCTGTTTCACCTGCTGTCCAAAGGACCTCTGTAACCGGAACTGCTCAATGGCCCATGCGCACGCAGCATCAACCACACCCCCACCGACAACAACCTCCACTTTGACAACAACAACTAGTACTACAACCgttccaacaacaacaacaacaacaacaacaaaaaccacAACAACACCAACAACAACAGCTAGTACCACAACCGTAACCACCACAACAACGACTTCTCCAACGACGACAACAACCTTACCCACGACGTCAACAACCTTACCCACGACAACAACTTTACCGACGACGACAACAACATTGCCAACTACCACAACAGCACTGA AATGTCCTTCCGATTTCAAGAGGTACTTGAATCACTGCTACTATTTCTCTACGGATATCAAGTACTGGGGAGAAGCCGGACAACTGTGTAAACTAAAGGGAGGATATTTGGCAAAGATTGACGACCAGTTGGAAGAAGATTTCATCGTCAGCGTCATCCAACCTTTGGTCCACAATGGCCAAATACCAG GATATGTATGGGGATATTACATCGGGGCCCATTTAGTTCAGGGGGTGTGGCAGTGGTCGGACGGGGTGCCCCTCAACTACACCAACTGGGGGACAAATGAGCCCGACCACCCCGGAGAGCAGAACTTCGGCTTCGTCTTCCTACCGGGACACTATGTTGGAGATTACAAATGGGGCAGTCACAAGGACATGCAGGGAACATCGCGGTTTATATGCGAAAAAGATCTCATCTAA